TGGGTAAGAATGCTGGCAAATTCTGCGTATCGGGCTGCCGTCTCGCCCATGCCATGTGCAATTTGCACTACACCTTTAACGTTGCATTCCGGATCGGGAAGCCAGCGGTACACATGAATACGGGTACCTTCACTAGCGACCAAGGCAAAGGTAGATTCCTGCATCTCGTGTAATTCCTCCTTCACAGGTTACATATAAGCTTGATTTAGGGCAGATAAGAGCGAAGAACAGTGGTATTTCCATCTAATGTATAAGAACCCAGATTGGCTGGCAAGAGATAACATTGTCCAGCTTTCAATTCAATGTTGTCTGATTCAGCATGTGCCCACGAAAGTGTTCCTTCGCCTTCACAGACAACGAGAATCGTGAAGCTGTCAGGATTGGTGGAGAGTTCCCACCGTTCAGTCACAATCCCTTTTTCCACCACAAAATAAGGGCATTCCGCAAGCTTGAGCCATTCACCAGGAGTAGCGTTATTTGTTTTCATCGTTGAGGCACCTGCGCCCTCATAAGCGGTGACATTTAAGGAGTCTTCAACATGCAACTCACGTGGTTTGCCATCCAGCCCTGGACGATTGTAATCGTAAATTCGGTACGTCGTATCCGAGTTTTGCTGAATCTCAGCGACAACGACACCTGCACAGAGCGCATGTACTGTTCCGGCAGGGATAAAGAACGTATCACCAGCTTCTACAGGTACCTGACGAAGGGTATCCATCACCGTTCCGTTTTCCAATGCTTCTTTTAATGTTGCCCGATCAACGCCTTCATTCAAGCCATAGATGATGTGTGCGCCC
This Paenibacillus xylanexedens DNA region includes the following protein-coding sequences:
- a CDS encoding type I phosphomannose isomerase catalytic subunit, producing MSTPYPLQFQPEFKERVWGGRALEQFGLTPPEGHIGEGWMIADHPNGTTKVLNGALAGKGLDEVREQLGTEWLGTKGVSEKGGRFPLLIKLLDCNDDLSVQVHPTDEYEALPPGELGKTEMWYVLDAKPGAHIIYGLNEGVDRATLKEALENGTVMDTLRQVPVEAGDTFFIPAGTVHALCAGVVVAEIQQNSDTTYRIYDYNRPGLDGKPRELHVEDSLNVTAYEGAGASTMKTNNATPGEWLKLAECPYFVVEKGIVTERWELSTNPDSFTILVVCEGEGTLSWAHAESDNIELKAGQCYLLPANLGSYTLDGNTTVLRSYLP